From a region of the Trichocoleus sp. genome:
- the psaA gene encoding photosystem I core protein PsaA, whose product MTTSPREREATKQVRVVVDKDPVATSFEKWSQPGHFDRTLAKGPKTTTWIWNLHADAHDFDSHTSDLEDISRKIFSAHFGHLAVVFVWLSGMYFHGAKFSNYSAWLADPLHVKPSAQVVWPIFGQEILNGDVGGGFHGIQITSGFFQIWRAAGITNEFQLYVTAIGGLVMAGLMLFAGWFHYHKRAPKLEWFQNVESMMNHHLAGLLGLGCLSWAGHQIHVALPINKMLDAGVAPKDIPLPHEFILNSSLMSDLYPSFAKGLTPFFTLNWGEYADFLTFKGGLNPVTGGLWLSDTAHHHLALAVLFIIAGHMYRTNWGIGHSMKEILENHKGPFTGEGHKGLYENLTTSWHAQLAVNLAMLGSLTIIVAQHMYSMPPYPYLATDYPTQLSIFTHHMWIGGFLIVGAGAHAAIFMVRDYDPAKNMNNLLDRVIRHRDAIISHLNWVCIFLGFHSFGLYIHNDTMRALGRPQDMFSDTAIQLQPVFAQWIQNIHTLAPGGTAPNALEPASYVFGGGVVAVGGKVAMMPMALGTADFMVHHIHAFTIHVTVLILLKGVLFARSSRLIPDKANLGFRFPCDGPGRGGTCQVSGWDHVFLGLFWMYNSLSIAIFHFSWKMQSDVWGTVAPDGTVSHITGGNFAQSAITINGWLRDFLWAQATQVIGSYGSALSAYGLLFLGAHFVWAFSLMFLFSGRGYWQELIESIVWAHNKLKVAPSIQPRALSIIQGRAVGVAHYLLGGIVTTWAFFLARIIAVGS is encoded by the coding sequence ATGACAACTTCCCCACGGGAGCGGGAGGCAACCAAGCAGGTCCGAGTTGTGGTTGATAAAGACCCGGTCGCTACTTCTTTCGAGAAGTGGTCTCAGCCCGGTCACTTCGATCGCACACTCGCTAAAGGTCCCAAGACCACGACCTGGATTTGGAACCTTCATGCCGACGCTCACGATTTCGATAGCCATACCAGTGACCTAGAAGATATTTCCCGTAAGATCTTCAGCGCACACTTTGGTCACCTAGCCGTAGTGTTCGTCTGGCTTAGTGGAATGTATTTCCACGGCGCGAAATTTTCTAATTATTCCGCTTGGCTGGCTGACCCCCTGCACGTCAAACCGAGTGCTCAGGTGGTTTGGCCGATCTTTGGTCAAGAAATTTTAAATGGCGATGTTGGCGGTGGTTTCCACGGCATCCAAATCACATCTGGATTTTTCCAAATCTGGCGCGCTGCCGGAATCACGAATGAATTCCAGCTCTATGTAACGGCGATCGGCGGTCTGGTAATGGCTGGTCTGATGCTGTTTGCAGGCTGGTTCCACTATCACAAGCGCGCTCCCAAACTGGAATGGTTCCAGAATGTGGAGTCCATGATGAACCACCACCTGGCAGGCTTGCTGGGCCTGGGCTGCCTCTCTTGGGCAGGTCACCAGATTCACGTTGCGCTGCCCATTAACAAAATGCTGGATGCTGGGGTAGCTCCGAAGGATATTCCTTTGCCCCATGAATTCATCCTCAATTCCAGCTTGATGTCAGACCTCTATCCCAGCTTTGCCAAGGGTTTAACCCCCTTCTTCACGCTCAACTGGGGCGAGTATGCTGACTTCCTCACCTTTAAGGGTGGCTTGAATCCTGTAACAGGCGGTCTGTGGCTGTCTGACACGGCTCACCACCACCTGGCACTGGCTGTCCTGTTCATCATTGCGGGTCACATGTACCGCACGAACTGGGGCATCGGTCACAGCATGAAGGAAATCCTGGAGAACCATAAGGGTCCCTTCACTGGAGAAGGTCACAAGGGTCTCTATGAGAACCTGACCACCTCCTGGCATGCTCAACTCGCCGTTAACCTGGCGATGCTGGGTTCCCTCACGATCATCGTGGCTCAGCACATGTACTCCATGCCTCCGTATCCTTACCTGGCAACGGATTACCCCACGCAGCTTTCCATCTTCACGCATCACATGTGGATTGGCGGCTTCTTAATTGTGGGTGCTGGTGCACATGCGGCAATCTTCATGGTGCGCGACTACGATCCTGCCAAGAACATGAATAACTTGCTGGATCGCGTCATCCGTCACCGTGATGCCATCATTTCTCACCTCAACTGGGTTTGTATTTTCCTTGGCTTCCATAGCTTTGGTCTGTACATTCACAACGACACAATGCGTGCTCTGGGTCGCCCCCAAGACATGTTCTCGGATACGGCGATTCAACTTCAGCCCGTGTTTGCTCAATGGATTCAAAATATCCATACGCTGGCTCCCGGTGGTACTGCGCCAAACGCGCTTGAACCTGCCAGCTATGTCTTCGGCGGCGGCGTTGTTGCTGTCGGCGGTAAGGTTGCCATGATGCCGATGGCCCTGGGCACGGCAGACTTCATGGTTCACCACATCCATGCCTTCACGATCCACGTGACGGTGCTGATTCTGCTCAAGGGCGTGCTGTTTGCTCGTAGCTCTCGTCTGATTCCAGATAAGGCTAACCTGGGCTTCCGCTTCCCTTGTGATGGTCCTGGTCGTGGCGGCACCTGCCAAGTCTCGGGTTGGGATCATGTCTTCCTCGGTCTGTTCTGGATGTACAACTCCCTGTCGATCGCGATTTTCCACTTCTCGTGGAAGATGCAGTCAGATGTATGGGGTACAGTCGCTCCAGATGGAACGGTGTCTCACATCACAGGCGGCAACTTTGCTCAAAGTGCAATCACGATCAACGGTTGGTTGCGTGACTTCCTGTGGGCACAGGCAACTCAGGTGATTGGGTCTTATGGCTCTGCTCTGTCTGCTTACGGTCTGCTGTTCCTGGGCGCACACTTCGTCTGGGCGTTCAGCCTCATGTTCCTGTTCAGTGGTCGCGGCTACTGGCAAGAATTGATTGAGTCGATCGTTTGGGCACACAACAAGCTGAAAGTTGCTCCTTCGATTCAACCTCGTGCTCTGAGCATCATCCAGGGTCGCGCGGTGGGTGTTGCTCACTATCTGTTGGGCGGCATTGTGACGACCTGGGCATTCTTCTTAGCTCGGATCATTGCAGTAGGTTCGTGA
- the psaB gene encoding photosystem I core protein PsaB: protein MATKFPKFSQGLAQDPTTRRIWYGIATAHDFESHDGMTEENLHQKIFSSHFGHLAIIFLWTSGNLFHVAWQGNFEQWIKDPLNVRPIAHAIWDPHFGQAAVDAFTRAGASNPVNIAYSGVYHWWYTIGMRSNADLYQGSIFLMLLSAIFLFAGWLHLQPKFRPSLSWFKNAESRLNHHLAGLFGVSSLAWAGHLIHVAIPESRGQHVGWDNFLTTPPHPAGLAPFFTGNWGVYAENPDTANHVFGTAQGAGSAILTFLGGFHPQTQSLWLTDMAHHHLAIAVLFIVAGHMYRTNFGIGHSIKEMLDSKAGLISKKSEGQFNLPHQGLYDTINNSLHFQLGLALAALGVITSLVAQHMYSLPPYAFMAKDYTTQAALYTHHQYIAGFLMVGAFAHGAIFWVRDYDPAQNRGNVLDRVLNHKEAIISHLSWVSLFLGFHTLGLYVHNDVMQAFGTPEKQILIEPVFAQFVQASHGKLLYGFDTLLSNPDSLASTAWPNHANVWLPGWLDAINSGTNSLFLTIGPGDFLVHHAIALGLHTTTLILVKGALDARGSKLMPDKKDFGYAFPCDGPGRGGTCDISAWDSFYLAMFWMLNTIGWVTFYWHWKHLGVWQGNVAQFNESSTYLMGWLRDYLWLNSAQLINGYNPYGMNSLAVWSWMFLFGHLVWATGFMFLISWRGYWQELIETIVWAHERTPLANLVRWKDKPVALSIVQGRLVGLAHFTVGYILTYAAFLIASTASRYG from the coding sequence ATGGCAACTAAATTCCCAAAATTTAGCCAGGGGTTGGCTCAAGATCCAACCACAAGACGGATCTGGTATGGGATTGCTACTGCTCACGACTTTGAGAGCCACGATGGCATGACGGAAGAGAATCTTCACCAGAAGATTTTCTCTTCCCACTTCGGTCATCTGGCAATCATCTTCCTGTGGACTTCTGGTAATCTCTTCCACGTCGCCTGGCAAGGTAACTTCGAGCAGTGGATCAAGGATCCGCTCAATGTCCGTCCGATCGCCCATGCGATTTGGGACCCTCACTTTGGTCAAGCGGCTGTTGATGCTTTCACCCGTGCAGGTGCTTCCAACCCCGTAAACATCGCTTACTCCGGTGTTTACCACTGGTGGTACACGATCGGGATGCGCTCCAACGCTGACCTGTATCAAGGTTCGATCTTCCTGATGCTGCTGTCTGCAATCTTCCTGTTCGCAGGTTGGCTGCATCTTCAGCCCAAGTTCCGCCCCTCTTTGTCCTGGTTTAAGAATGCTGAGTCTCGACTGAACCACCACCTTGCTGGTTTGTTCGGCGTCAGCTCTCTGGCTTGGGCAGGTCACCTGATCCACGTTGCAATCCCTGAGTCTCGTGGTCAGCATGTGGGCTGGGATAACTTCCTGACCACACCTCCCCATCCCGCTGGTTTAGCTCCTTTCTTCACTGGCAATTGGGGCGTGTACGCTGAAAATCCTGATACTGCAAACCATGTCTTTGGCACGGCTCAAGGTGCAGGTTCAGCAATTCTGACATTCCTTGGTGGCTTCCATCCTCAAACTCAGTCCCTGTGGCTGACGGACATGGCACACCACCACCTAGCGATCGCTGTTCTGTTCATCGTGGCAGGACATATGTATCGCACCAACTTCGGAATCGGTCATAGCATCAAAGAAATGCTCGATTCCAAAGCAGGTCTGATTTCTAAGAAGAGCGAAGGTCAGTTCAACCTGCCTCACCAGGGGCTATATGACACCATCAACAACTCACTGCACTTCCAGCTTGGTCTGGCTCTGGCAGCGTTGGGTGTGATCACCTCTCTGGTGGCTCAACACATGTACTCTCTGCCTCCCTACGCTTTCATGGCGAAGGACTACACCACGCAGGCTGCACTTTATACCCATCACCAGTACATTGCTGGATTCCTGATGGTTGGTGCGTTTGCTCACGGTGCAATCTTCTGGGTTCGTGACTACGATCCGGCTCAGAACAGAGGCAACGTACTCGATCGCGTTCTCAACCATAAAGAAGCGATCATCTCTCACCTCAGCTGGGTATCGCTGTTCCTGGGCTTCCACACCCTGGGTCTGTATGTCCACAACGACGTCATGCAGGCTTTCGGTACGCCTGAGAAGCAAATCCTGATCGAGCCTGTGTTCGCACAGTTCGTTCAAGCCTCTCACGGTAAGCTGCTCTACGGCTTCGATACACTGCTCTCAAATCCTGATAGCCTTGCTTCCACCGCTTGGCCCAACCACGCTAACGTGTGGCTACCTGGTTGGTTGGATGCAATTAACAGCGGCACAAACTCGCTGTTCCTGACCATTGGTCCTGGTGACTTCCTCGTACACCATGCGATCGCGCTGGGTCTGCACACCACCACTCTGATTTTGGTCAAGGGTGCGTTGGATGCTCGCGGTTCCAAGCTGATGCCTGATAAGAAAGACTTCGGCTACGCCTTCCCTTGTGATGGTCCTGGTCGTGGCGGTACTTGCGACATCTCTGCTTGGGATTCGTTCTACCTCGCGATGTTCTGGATGCTGAACACGATCGGTTGGGTTACGTTCTACTGGCACTGGAAGCACCTCGGTGTATGGCAGGGCAACGTGGCTCAGTTCAACGAGTCTTCGACTTATCTGATGGGCTGGCTGCGTGATTACCTCTGGCTAAACTCCGCTCAGTTGATCAACGGTTACAACCCTTACGGCATGAATTCCCTGGCAGTCTGGAGCTGGATGTTCCTCTTTGGACACCTGGTTTGGGCAACTGGTTTCATGTTCTTGATTAGCTGGCGCGGTTACTGGCAAGAATTGATCGAAACGATCGTTTGGGCACATGAGCGCACTCCTCTGGCTAACCTGGTTCGCTGGAAGGACAAGCCCGTTGCACTATCTATCGTTCAGGGCCGTTTAGTAGGTTTGGCTCACTTCACAGTTGGCTATATCCTCACCTACGCTGCTTTCCTGATTGCTTCAACTGCCTCACGGTACGGTTGA
- a CDS encoding alpha/beta hydrolase has product MTQTALLVKSSQPARPFLWLKPLLGLALFPLILSAGAAWSADRLTISYGLLERSISLRSLQIYAREGKIEKDLRTYTQFLDAEQEAQLRQILQVRAKLSPVAVSQFLYTEPGERLLDRLSQVVRTESNLPGFYALRAALILAAADPQGLTPLNVLEQFPLSDVRIDLSRTLRILSSLEELIRQTQNAIALVEMQSAQEASTESTAPFAVLPDLRRPGSFSWQKSSFQLTDAKRDRTFPVDLYLPYNRTRTPVTAAPLIVISHGLGSERGTYAYLARQLASYGFAVAVPEHPGSNASQLQALISGSASEVTNPQEFIDRPLDIKYLLDELSYRNQTDPRFRDRMDFQRVGVIGQSLGAYTALALAGAKINFAQLSADCGNTETFNLSLLLQCRAQELTQPLPDLKDDRVKAIIVINPIGSSLLGQPDYASIQIPVMLMSGSADTVSPSLMEQIIPFTWLTTPNKYLVLLSGGTHFSTLSVTDTSPDRLVRLPSQIVGPNPILAQTYLKSLGVAFFQTYVANQPGYLPYLQAAYAQLISNEDLPLTLIRSFTPAQVAQILRNQPAPAPTPQSTSSR; this is encoded by the coding sequence ATGACTCAAACCGCTTTGTTGGTGAAGTCTTCGCAACCTGCCCGTCCTTTCTTATGGCTTAAGCCGTTGTTGGGTCTGGCTTTGTTTCCGCTAATTCTCTCTGCCGGGGCTGCCTGGAGTGCCGATCGCCTGACGATTTCCTATGGGCTGTTGGAGCGCTCGATCTCCCTCAGATCGCTGCAAATTTATGCCAGGGAAGGCAAGATCGAAAAGGATTTGCGAACTTACACGCAATTTCTAGATGCAGAGCAAGAAGCGCAACTTCGCCAAATTTTGCAAGTGCGAGCCAAGCTTTCTCCAGTCGCTGTATCTCAGTTTCTTTACACTGAGCCAGGAGAACGGTTGCTCGATCGCCTCAGCCAGGTGGTTCGCACTGAGTCAAACCTACCGGGATTTTATGCGCTGCGAGCAGCTCTCATTTTGGCGGCGGCTGATCCGCAAGGCTTAACCCCTCTCAACGTCTTAGAACAGTTCCCGCTATCCGATGTCCGAATTGATCTCAGCCGAACCTTGCGAATTCTTAGCAGCCTGGAAGAACTAATTCGTCAAACACAAAATGCGATCGCCTTAGTCGAAATGCAGTCTGCTCAAGAAGCAAGTACCGAATCTACGGCTCCTTTTGCAGTTTTGCCAGATTTGCGTCGTCCGGGTTCCTTCTCATGGCAAAAATCTAGTTTTCAATTGACTGATGCGAAGCGCGATCGAACTTTTCCGGTCGATCTCTATTTGCCGTACAACCGCACCCGAACTCCTGTAACTGCGGCTCCTTTGATTGTGATCTCGCATGGCTTAGGTTCGGAACGGGGAACTTATGCTTATCTGGCGCGACAGTTAGCTTCCTACGGATTTGCGGTTGCTGTGCCCGAACACCCCGGTAGCAACGCCAGTCAGCTTCAAGCCCTAATTTCCGGTAGTGCCAGTGAGGTAACAAATCCTCAGGAGTTTATCGATCGTCCTTTAGATATCAAGTATTTGCTGGATGAATTGAGCTATCGCAATCAGACTGATCCGCGCTTTCGCGATCGAATGGATTTTCAGCGAGTCGGTGTGATTGGACAATCGCTTGGTGCCTATACCGCCCTTGCTCTCGCAGGAGCCAAAATCAACTTTGCTCAACTGAGCGCAGACTGTGGCAATACTGAAACCTTTAATCTCTCTTTGCTGCTGCAATGCCGGGCGCAAGAGCTAACCCAACCTCTCCCAGACTTGAAGGACGATCGCGTGAAAGCCATTATCGTCATCAACCCGATCGGCAGTAGTTTACTGGGTCAACCGGATTACGCTTCAATTCAGATTCCGGTCATGTTGATGAGCGGCAGCGCCGATACGGTCAGCCCTTCTCTCATGGAACAAATTATTCCTTTTACCTGGCTCACTACTCCCAACAAATATCTTGTTCTCCTCAGTGGGGGCACGCATTTCTCGACGCTCAGCGTTACCGATACTTCTCCCGATCGCCTGGTGCGACTACCCTCTCAAATCGTTGGACCCAACCCCATCCTTGCCCAAACCTATCTCAAAAGCCTGGGCGTTGCTTTCTTCCAAACCTATGTCGCCAATCAACCGGGATACCTGCCTTATCTGCAAGCCGCTTATGCTCAACTAATTAGCAATGAAGATTTGCCTTTGACGTTGATTCGATCGTTCACTCCTGCTCAAGTGGCTCAAATTCTCCGCAACCAACCGGCTCCTGCTCCAACCCCTCAGAGTACGAGTTCTCGGTAG
- the ligA gene encoding NAD-dependent DNA ligase LigA: MPLTDEATAKQRIGELQTLLQRASYEYYVLDAPTLPDTVYDQLYRELQTLEQQYPQLIRPDSPTQRVGERPATRFHSVRHNIPLYSLENAFNMEEFAAWQERWRRVAPEVQQFEYVCELKIDGNALALTYENGVLVRGATRGDGVTGEEVTQNVKTIRSIPLRLNLDHPPPIVEVRGEAFLSLEVFEQINREREQAGEALFANPRNATAGTLRQLDSRVVAKRRLDFFAYTLQIPGVVGEGLEEPEQLTLLEDDRATENRPTTNRATAKIAADLQSPIPQTQLGSLDLLSQMGFRVNPNRQLCQSLEEVGDYYDRFSTERLNLPYMTDGVVVKINALALQQRLGFTQKFPRWAIALKYPAEEAPTIVENISVNVGRTGAVTPLAELRPVQLAGTTVSRATLHNADRVAELDIRVGDTVIVRKAGEIIPEVLRVLPELRPMTAKPFQMPSHCPECSQPLVREADEAVTRCVNASCPAILREAIIHWASKSALDIKGLGEKWVLQFVNHGLLHTVADLYHLTTEQLMQVERMGKKSAQNLVEAIEQSKQKPWSRVLYGLGIRHIGSVNAQTLTEHFPSVEKLAQAEIDDIAAIYGIGSEIAQAVYQWFRVPANQTLIDRLQSAGLQLVAETIQEAPGTGVAKLLTGKTFVITGTLPTLKRDEAKERIQQAGGKVTDSISKKTDYLVVGEDAGSKLEKAEKLGITRLSEAELLELIASSEE; encoded by the coding sequence ATGCCGCTGACCGACGAAGCAACTGCAAAACAGCGCATTGGAGAACTGCAAACGCTACTGCAACGTGCCAGCTATGAATACTATGTGCTGGATGCACCAACGCTCCCAGATACAGTGTATGACCAGCTTTATCGAGAACTGCAAACGCTGGAGCAGCAATATCCGCAGTTGATCCGCCCGGATAGCCCAACTCAGCGCGTTGGCGAAAGACCTGCAACTCGGTTTCATTCGGTTCGCCACAACATTCCGCTTTATAGCCTGGAAAACGCCTTTAATATGGAGGAGTTTGCTGCATGGCAGGAACGCTGGCGCAGAGTTGCCCCAGAGGTGCAGCAGTTTGAATATGTTTGTGAGCTAAAGATCGACGGCAATGCTTTGGCTCTGACCTACGAAAATGGGGTTTTGGTGCGAGGTGCAACGCGTGGTGATGGGGTGACGGGTGAAGAAGTTACCCAGAACGTAAAAACCATTCGATCGATTCCGCTGCGGCTCAATCTTGATCATCCACCGCCGATCGTAGAAGTTCGGGGAGAGGCATTTCTGTCGCTGGAAGTGTTTGAGCAGATCAATCGTGAACGAGAACAGGCAGGCGAAGCATTATTTGCGAACCCTCGCAATGCAACAGCAGGAACACTGCGACAGCTTGATTCGCGTGTTGTTGCCAAGCGGCGGCTAGACTTTTTTGCCTATACGCTGCAAATTCCCGGTGTCGTGGGTGAAGGCTTAGAGGAACCGGAACAACTTACTTTGCTAGAAGACGATCGCGCCACAGAGAATCGTCCTACTACTAATCGTGCTACAGCGAAGATCGCTGCTGATCTGCAATCCCCCATTCCCCAAACGCAACTCGGCTCCCTCGATCTGTTGTCTCAGATGGGTTTTAGGGTCAATCCAAATCGACAACTCTGTCAGTCGCTTGAAGAAGTGGGCGACTATTACGATCGCTTCTCTACCGAGCGGCTCAATTTGCCCTACATGACGGATGGCGTGGTTGTGAAAATCAATGCTCTGGCTCTCCAGCAACGGCTCGGCTTCACCCAAAAATTTCCGCGGTGGGCAATTGCGCTGAAATATCCGGCAGAAGAAGCGCCAACGATCGTCGAAAACATCAGCGTTAATGTGGGGCGAACGGGGGCAGTCACACCACTGGCAGAATTGCGTCCGGTACAGTTGGCAGGTACAACGGTTTCACGCGCAACTTTACATAATGCCGATCGCGTGGCAGAACTGGATATTCGCGTCGGTGATACAGTGATTGTTCGGAAGGCAGGCGAAATTATTCCTGAAGTGCTGCGCGTGTTGCCTGAGCTGCGTCCGATGACAGCAAAACCCTTTCAGATGCCAAGCCATTGCCCGGAATGCAGCCAACCCCTTGTCCGAGAAGCTGATGAAGCGGTAACGCGCTGTGTCAATGCCTCCTGTCCGGCGATTTTGCGCGAAGCAATCATTCACTGGGCATCGAAGTCAGCGTTGGATATTAAAGGACTGGGCGAGAAGTGGGTGCTGCAATTTGTGAATCATGGTTTGCTGCATACAGTGGCAGATCTATATCACCTGACAACCGAACAGCTGATGCAGGTGGAGCGAATGGGCAAAAAATCGGCTCAGAACTTAGTCGAGGCGATCGAGCAGTCGAAACAGAAACCCTGGTCGCGAGTGCTGTATGGTTTAGGAATTCGTCACATTGGCAGCGTTAACGCTCAAACCCTCACAGAACATTTTCCTTCGGTGGAAAAGCTGGCTCAAGCGGAAATTGATGATATTGCTGCAATTTATGGCATTGGTTCTGAAATTGCTCAGGCGGTCTATCAGTGGTTCCGAGTTCCGGCAAACCAAACCTTGATCGATCGGCTCCAGTCTGCCGGACTTCAGCTTGTGGCTGAAACGATTCAGGAAGCACCTGGAACGGGGGTAGCAAAGCTGCTCACAGGGAAAACTTTTGTCATCACAGGGACATTGCCTACCTTGAAACGAGATGAAGCCAAAGAGCGGATTCAGCAAGCGGGGGGAAAAGTGACTGATTCAATTAGCAAGAAAACAGATTATCTTGTTGTCGGAGAGGATGCCGGATCAAAGCTAGAAAAGGCAGAAAAACTAGGCATCACCCGACTGTCGGAAGCGGAATTACTGGAGCTTATTGCATCCTCAGAAGAATAA
- a CDS encoding thioesterase family protein, producing MPFIYNRTIHFSDTDAAGVVYFANVLSICHEAYEESLAAVEINLKSFFSKDSIAVPIVHASIDFLSPMFCGEVYQIHLTPQPTGDSKFEIEYAIYSKEQPDRLAGRAKTIHVCIEPATRSRAALPSELVQWLDQFGESRS from the coding sequence ATGCCTTTTATTTACAATCGCACCATTCATTTCAGTGACACGGATGCTGCTGGTGTCGTGTATTTCGCCAATGTCTTATCGATTTGCCATGAAGCTTACGAAGAATCCCTTGCGGCAGTTGAAATTAATCTCAAGTCATTCTTTAGCAAAGATTCAATTGCTGTGCCGATCGTTCACGCCAGCATTGATTTTTTGAGTCCAATGTTTTGTGGCGAAGTTTATCAAATTCATCTCACGCCTCAACCAACAGGAGACAGTAAGTTTGAAATTGAGTATGCAATTTACTCGAAAGAACAGCCCGATCGCCTTGCTGGTCGCGCCAAAACCATTCATGTTTGTATTGAACCTGCGACGCGATCGAGAGCCGCTTTACCCTCCGAGCTAGTTCAATGGCTTGATCAATTTGGAGAAAGTCGTTCTTAA